A genomic region of Chitinimonas arctica contains the following coding sequences:
- the trpD gene encoding anthranilate phosphoribosyltransferase, which produces MITPQAALNRLIDGNELFYDEMLSVMRQIMTGEMSATQTAAILIGLRVKVETVLEIAAAASVMREMASKVEIADRRHLIDTCGTGGDGAHTFNISTTAAFVAAAVGAKVAKHGNRGVSSSSGSADVLEALGVNLALSPAQVAQCVAEVGIGFMFAPNHHGAMKNVAPIRRELGVRTIFNILGPLTNPAGAENQLMGVFHPDLVGIQCRVLKELGSRHAMIVHGLDGLDEISLMSSTRIAELKDGEISEYEFDPRDHGFAFCPPAALHADGPAESKARLEAVLANQAGPCRDIVVLNAGAAIYTAGLAASLAEGFKAADAAIASGAAQAKLTALVALTQHFKV; this is translated from the coding sequence ATGATTACCCCGCAAGCCGCGCTGAACCGTCTGATCGACGGCAATGAATTGTTCTACGACGAAATGCTGTCGGTCATGCGCCAGATCATGACCGGCGAGATGTCGGCCACCCAGACCGCCGCCATCCTGATCGGGCTGCGGGTCAAGGTCGAAACGGTGTTGGAAATCGCAGCAGCGGCAAGCGTGATGCGCGAAATGGCCAGCAAGGTGGAAATCGCCGATCGGCGCCATTTGATCGACACTTGCGGCACCGGCGGCGATGGTGCCCACACTTTCAATATTTCGACGACAGCTGCCTTTGTGGCGGCCGCTGTGGGCGCCAAGGTTGCCAAGCACGGCAACCGCGGTGTCTCGTCCAGCAGCGGCTCGGCCGATGTGCTGGAAGCGCTGGGCGTCAACCTCGCGCTGTCGCCGGCGCAGGTCGCGCAGTGCGTGGCCGAAGTCGGCATCGGCTTTATGTTCGCGCCCAACCACCATGGCGCGATGAAGAATGTAGCGCCGATCCGCCGCGAACTGGGCGTGCGGACCATTTTCAATATCCTTGGCCCGCTGACCAATCCGGCCGGCGCCGAGAACCAGCTGATGGGCGTATTCCATCCCGACCTGGTCGGCATACAGTGCAGGGTGCTCAAGGAGCTGGGCAGCCGCCATGCCATGATCGTCCATGGCCTGGATGGACTGGACGAGATCAGCCTGATGAGCAGCACCCGTATCGCCGAGTTGAAGGATGGCGAGATCAGCGAGTACGAGTTCGACCCGCGCGACCATGGATTCGCGTTCTGTCCGCCGGCCGCCTTGCACGCCGATGGCCCGGCCGAATCGAAAGCCAGGCTGGAGGCCGTATTGGCCAACCAGGCGGGGCCATGCCGCGACATCGTGGTGCTGAACGCTGGCGCGGCCATCTATACCGCCGGCCTGGCCGCCAGCCTGGCCGAAGGGTTCAAGGCGGCCGATGCCGCCATCGCCAGTGGCGCCGCCCAGGCCAAATTGACCGCGCTGGTCGCCCTTACCCAACATTTCAAGGTTTAA
- a CDS encoding S24 family peptidase: MDTIANRITYAREAKKLGIQQLADALGVSYQGVRQWELGMTEPRGKRLDAIAAALGVSRLWLQTGIHQAAADNPLGAGNITTRPRPIKVWEEGEALEHGEVEVKRLSLRMAAGVGRLQWEVDEEGTPNRFRLGWCHRNNLKPEKLATILVEGDSMQPTIPDSARLTINTDISEMRNGRLHAIDYHGEFYIKRLFREPDGSIRIVSDNADKVRFQDVIVPKEHATALRILGVPVDMSVNLIGM, from the coding sequence ATGGACACAATCGCAAATCGCATTACCTATGCCCGAGAGGCAAAGAAGCTAGGGATTCAGCAGCTCGCTGACGCCCTTGGCGTCAGCTATCAAGGCGTTCGTCAATGGGAACTCGGTATGACCGAACCACGCGGCAAACGGCTAGACGCCATCGCAGCAGCACTCGGCGTCTCGCGGCTGTGGTTACAGACCGGCATCCATCAAGCAGCAGCCGACAATCCGCTTGGCGCCGGCAACATCACCACTCGCCCTCGACCCATCAAGGTCTGGGAGGAAGGCGAGGCACTTGAACATGGCGAGGTAGAGGTAAAACGCTTGAGCTTGAGAATGGCGGCCGGTGTAGGTCGCTTGCAATGGGAAGTAGATGAAGAAGGCACACCGAATCGATTCAGACTCGGCTGGTGCCATAGGAACAACCTAAAACCGGAAAAGCTGGCGACCATCCTGGTCGAGGGCGACTCCATGCAGCCGACCATCCCGGATAGTGCGCGGCTCACCATCAATACCGATATCAGCGAGATGCGCAATGGCCGGCTCCATGCCATCGACTATCACGGTGAGTTCTATATCAAGCGGCTATTCCGGGAACCGGATGGCAGCATCCGCATCGTCTCGGACAATGCTGACAAAGTTCGCTTTCAGGATGTCATCGTCCCCAAGGAGCATGCGACTGCGCTACGCATCCTGGGGGTGCCGGTCGATATGAGCGTCAACTTGATTGGGATGTGA
- the dnaB gene encoding replicative DNA helicase, producing the protein MTFPPLPVLFSEHAETALIAGLLIDSYALDNLADQLLPRHFFLTECALVYSVMLGLFHANRPIDAVTVAEVLEQRGQLNDLGGLAWFSSLVNNSIGSANVKRYAEIIVEKAMMRGGISAASSLVERLEAGDWEHSPTEVLQSVAAQIESLADTDACDADTVTASQAAHSAVLEIQATLEAGDTPRGVQTDIAELDAALGGGFRDGDLVIVAGRPGMGKTVLAMNIAERLAERAPVVVFSMEMGREQLGMRQIASLGSVDLGGLMRAELSEDDQHCMVAALGKIDALKLEIDFRPALTVAQVRAKCRKLRRKNGGLGLIVVDYLQLMQHPNAENRVNEITKISGGLKALAKEMRCPVIALSQLSRKVEERMDKHPQMADLRESGSIEQDADTILFAYRDEYYQPDSPYKGVAEIGIAKQRMGESGKWVRAAFQGQYSRFRNLSQDWTAPVTAKPTTRKGGFA; encoded by the coding sequence ATGACCTTTCCCCCACTGCCGGTGCTGTTCAGCGAACACGCCGAGACCGCGCTGATCGCTGGCCTGCTGATCGACAGCTACGCCCTGGACAACCTTGCCGACCAGCTGCTGCCGCGCCACTTCTTCCTGACGGAATGCGCCTTGGTCTACTCGGTCATGCTGGGCCTGTTCCATGCGAATCGCCCCATCGATGCGGTGACCGTCGCGGAGGTGCTCGAACAGCGTGGCCAACTAAACGACTTGGGCGGCCTGGCTTGGTTCTCCTCGCTGGTGAACAACTCGATTGGCTCGGCCAATGTGAAGCGCTACGCCGAGATCATCGTCGAGAAGGCGATGATGCGTGGTGGCATCTCGGCCGCTTCCTCGCTGGTTGAACGGCTGGAAGCGGGCGACTGGGAGCATTCGCCGACCGAAGTGCTGCAAAGCGTGGCGGCACAGATCGAATCGCTGGCGGACACCGATGCCTGCGATGCCGACACCGTGACCGCCTCCCAGGCAGCGCACAGCGCCGTGCTGGAAATCCAGGCAACGCTGGAGGCTGGCGACACACCACGAGGCGTACAAACCGACATTGCCGAGCTGGATGCCGCACTGGGTGGCGGTTTCCGCGACGGTGACTTGGTGATCGTGGCCGGCCGGCCCGGTATGGGCAAGACCGTGCTGGCGATGAACATCGCCGAGCGGCTGGCCGAACGTGCGCCCGTGGTGGTCTTCAGCATGGAGATGGGCCGCGAACAACTGGGCATGCGCCAGATCGCCAGCTTGGGCAGTGTGGACCTGGGTGGCCTAATGCGGGCCGAGCTGTCTGAAGATGATCAGCACTGCATGGTGGCCGCGCTGGGCAAGATCGACGCGCTGAAGCTGGAAATCGATTTCCGGCCAGCGCTGACAGTTGCACAGGTGCGCGCCAAGTGCCGCAAGTTGCGTCGCAAGAACGGTGGCCTAGGGCTGATCGTGGTGGATTACCTGCAATTGATGCAGCACCCCAACGCGGAAAACCGCGTGAACGAGATCACCAAGATTAGCGGTGGCCTCAAGGCGCTGGCCAAGGAGATGCGCTGCCCGGTGATTGCCCTGTCGCAGCTGTCGCGCAAGGTGGAAGAGCGCATGGACAAGCATCCGCAGATGGCCGATCTGCGCGAGTCCGGCTCTATCGAACAGGACGCCGACACGATCTTGTTCGCCTACCGCGATGAGTACTACCAGCCGGATTCGCCCTACAAGGGCGTGGCCGAGATCGGTATCGCCAAGCAGCGTATGGGCGAGTCGGGCAAGTGGGTGCGTGCTGCATTCCAAGGCCAATACAGCCGCTTCCGCAATCTGTCGCAGGACTGGACGGCGCCCGTGACGGCCAAGCCCACAACGCGCAAAGGGGGCTTCGCATGA
- a CDS encoding DUF1129 domain-containing protein, whose product MNHLYPYYPMQHHKPRKATEPPAWQIAVWAVLWLVGWIGLYALVGWLEP is encoded by the coding sequence ATGAACCACCTTTATCCCTACTACCCGATGCAACACCACAAACCACGCAAGGCCACCGAGCCACCCGCCTGGCAAATCGCCGTCTGGGCTGTCCTGTGGCTCGTCGGCTGGATCGGCCTATACGCCCTGGTCGGCTGGCTTGAACCGTAG
- a CDS encoding transcriptional regulator, producing the protein MNNHLLEVIESSGGRTKVAARLGVTYQGLNDWLNRGVVPPERVLPLCRSCDWRTTPHQIRADVYPHPDDGLPQAFRKQLVIPGESVTANSMDH; encoded by the coding sequence ATGAACAACCACTTACTTGAAGTAATTGAATCGTCCGGTGGACGAACCAAGGTGGCCGCCAGGCTTGGCGTGACCTACCAGGGCCTCAACGATTGGCTTAATCGGGGTGTCGTCCCGCCTGAACGGGTGCTGCCACTGTGCCGCAGCTGTGATTGGCGAACGACACCCCACCAGATTCGGGCGGATGTGTATCCGCATCCCGATGATGGTTTGCCTCAGGCCTTTCGCAAACAGCTTGTCATACCAGGGGAGAGTGTCACTGCTAACTCGATGGATCACTAA
- a CDS encoding DnaB-like helicase C-terminal domain-containing protein, protein MSDTTEASKQPYQQAGTTDADKQFNQGIEKHMTRNSELHTLTTGLTDLDELLGGGLQPGQLVLVDGPPCIGKTGLGVGIALANAKEGVATAYHSLEMSAAQLGTRLVASVSGVDLSRIKSARLSDDEVSRFQAAAVQLSPMPMWFVDPTRRTVAQLTRDACKLKRERGLSLLVVDHLHLIAEEGASLALSLEMAISRLKRLAVELDICIVLMGHLHKRPAQLHAFFHPHLNDLRYQSAIEHYPDVVLLLHRPGYYDPTVDQTWANIVVAKHRTEKTGVVSVAWQSACARFVDAPPPRFTSPHQCYAEAAY, encoded by the coding sequence ATGAGCGACACGACCGAAGCATCGAAACAGCCCTACCAACAAGCCGGCACGACCGATGCCGACAAGCAATTTAACCAAGGAATTGAGAAGCACATGACCCGAAATAGCGAACTGCACACCCTGACAACGGGACTGACGGACTTGGACGAACTGCTGGGCGGTGGCCTGCAGCCGGGCCAGCTGGTTTTGGTCGATGGTCCGCCTTGCATCGGCAAGACGGGGCTGGGCGTGGGTATCGCACTAGCCAATGCCAAGGAGGGCGTGGCGACGGCCTATCACAGCCTGGAAATGTCGGCAGCTCAACTGGGTACGCGCCTCGTGGCATCCGTAAGCGGCGTGGACCTTTCTCGGATCAAAAGCGCACGATTATCCGACGACGAAGTCAGCCGATTCCAAGCCGCAGCCGTGCAACTGTCGCCCATGCCGATGTGGTTCGTAGATCCCACGCGCCGCACAGTTGCCCAACTCACCAGAGATGCCTGCAAGCTCAAGCGCGAGCGAGGACTGTCGCTACTGGTCGTCGATCATCTCCATCTGATTGCGGAGGAAGGCGCCAGTCTGGCGTTGTCCTTGGAGATGGCCATCTCCCGATTGAAGCGGCTGGCTGTGGAGCTGGATATCTGCATCGTACTGATGGGGCATTTGCACAAGCGGCCTGCACAGCTACACGCCTTCTTCCACCCCCACTTGAACGACCTGCGTTACCAGTCCGCCATTGAGCACTATCCGGATGTGGTTCTGTTACTCCACCGTCCGGGGTACTACGACCCGACTGTTGATCAAACGTGGGCGAACATTGTGGTGGCGAAGCATCGGACGGAAAAAACAGGCGTTGTATCGGTAGCTTGGCAGTCGGCGTGCGCCCGATTCGTGGATGCGCCACCTCCTCGCTTCACATCCCCCCACCAATGCTACGCGGAGGCCGCATATTGA
- a CDS encoding nuclease domain-containing protein — MSIHSKKLRGSAQGEDCTFQIAGICQGRTDTVVLCHLPDESHGMGLKADDISAAFGCWECHDVVDGRVRHAFAPGEKDWYLRRAQSRTLRRWVALGLVKVAG; from the coding sequence ATGAGCATCCACAGCAAGAAATTGCGCGGCAGTGCCCAGGGCGAAGACTGCACCTTCCAGATCGCAGGCATATGCCAGGGACGGACTGACACCGTGGTGTTGTGCCATCTGCCGGATGAAAGCCATGGGATGGGCTTGAAGGCGGATGACATTAGCGCCGCATTCGGGTGCTGGGAATGCCATGACGTAGTGGACGGCCGGGTACGGCATGCCTTCGCGCCGGGCGAAAAGGACTGGTATCTGCGCCGCGCCCAAAGCCGGACCCTACGGCGGTGGGTGGCGCTTGGCCTGGTCAAGGTGGCCGGATGA
- a CDS encoding NAD(P)/FAD-dependent oxidoreductase, with the protein MHRDQGTDPSWYATRQPVRPPRPVPDGDIEAEVGIVGGGLSGLSTALQLAERGVSVVLLEAEWFGAGASGRNGGQALQGYAAAMPALEAAVGRTCAQVMWDMSRDALALLKDRVARFGIACELAQNGYLYAAVHAGQMAELGHWRRHAAERYHYPDLIELDRSALRQHVASDAYIGALYDPHEVHLDPLAYTLGLAQAAERAGARLYEQSRVGSWRQDGERLLVQAPWGRLRCRKLLFAVNTGAGALVPSLARYFLPVESFIVATEPLGADAARALLPGGAALADCNRVLNYFRTTSDHRLLFGGRAGGTRANRAEGTRRRMLAVFPQLAGARIDHAWGGHVDVPLNKLPHFGRLADKVYFVQGFCGHGLALTGLAGQLVAEAMCGRPERFDLFARIQHRRLPTYLPGFNRTAVALGMASQQLLDWADARRHRS; encoded by the coding sequence ATGCATCGCGATCAAGGCACCGATCCTTCCTGGTACGCCACGCGCCAGCCAGTCCGGCCCCCGCGTCCCGTCCCCGATGGCGACATCGAGGCGGAGGTAGGCATTGTCGGCGGGGGGCTCAGCGGGTTATCCACCGCCCTCCAGCTGGCGGAGCGCGGTGTGTCGGTGGTCTTGCTGGAAGCGGAATGGTTCGGCGCCGGGGCGTCCGGCCGCAATGGCGGCCAGGCCTTGCAGGGCTACGCGGCAGCCATGCCGGCCCTGGAAGCGGCGGTCGGTCGAACGTGCGCGCAGGTCATGTGGGACATGTCGCGCGATGCGCTGGCCCTGCTGAAGGACCGGGTGGCGCGATTTGGCATAGCTTGCGAGCTGGCGCAAAACGGCTATCTCTATGCCGCCGTCCATGCCGGCCAGATGGCTGAATTGGGGCATTGGCGCCGTCATGCCGCCGAACGCTATCACTATCCCGATCTGATCGAACTGGATCGTTCCGCGCTGCGGCAGCACGTAGCCAGCGATGCCTATATCGGCGCACTGTACGATCCTCACGAGGTGCATCTCGATCCGCTGGCTTACACGCTAGGCCTGGCGCAAGCCGCCGAACGAGCCGGCGCACGCTTGTATGAACAGTCCCGTGTGGGTTCCTGGCGCCAGGACGGCGAACGGCTACTGGTGCAAGCTCCGTGGGGCCGACTGCGTTGCCGAAAATTGCTCTTCGCGGTCAATACCGGCGCAGGTGCACTGGTGCCGTCATTGGCGCGCTATTTCCTGCCGGTGGAAAGTTTTATCGTCGCCACCGAGCCCCTCGGCGCCGACGCGGCGCGCGCCTTGCTGCCAGGCGGCGCGGCCCTGGCCGATTGCAACCGGGTGCTGAACTACTTCCGGACCACCTCGGACCACAGGCTGCTGTTTGGCGGCCGGGCCGGCGGCACCCGCGCCAATCGCGCCGAGGGCACCCGCCGGCGCATGCTGGCGGTGTTTCCGCAGCTGGCCGGGGCGCGCATCGATCATGCCTGGGGCGGCCATGTCGATGTCCCGTTGAACAAGCTGCCGCACTTCGGCCGCCTGGCGGACAAGGTCTATTTCGTGCAGGGCTTCTGCGGCCATGGCCTGGCCTTGACCGGCTTGGCCGGCCAGCTGGTCGCCGAGGCGATGTGCGGCCGGCCTGAACGCTTCGATCTGTTCGCGCGCATCCAGCACCGTCGCCTGCCTACCTATCTGCCGGGCTTCAACCGCACCGCTGTTGCGCTGGGGATGGCTTCGCAACAATTGCTCGATTGGGCGGATGCCCGCCGTCATCGCAGCTAG
- a CDS encoding siphovirus Gp157 family protein, with product MTALYVLAKEYRTAAEKLADLDLPPEMVADTLEGLAGALEIKATNVAMFIRNLEANAEAIKGAEKQMAERRRAMESRAESLRDYLKGAMQATQIRVIESPYFKVAIRSNPESVVIDAASQIPAEFMRQPDPPPAQPDKKLIAEAIKAGRDVPRAHLARGQRLDIR from the coding sequence ATGACCGCTTTATATGTCTTAGCCAAGGAATACCGCACGGCCGCAGAGAAATTGGCCGACTTAGACCTACCGCCAGAAATGGTGGCCGATACCCTCGAAGGGCTAGCCGGCGCCCTGGAGATCAAAGCCACCAATGTGGCGATGTTTATCCGCAACCTCGAAGCCAATGCCGAGGCAATCAAAGGTGCCGAGAAGCAAATGGCCGAACGCCGCCGCGCCATGGAAAGCCGGGCCGAAAGCCTGCGCGACTATCTCAAGGGCGCGATGCAGGCGACCCAGATCAGGGTCATCGAAAGCCCCTATTTCAAGGTGGCGATTCGCAGCAACCCGGAAAGCGTGGTGATTGATGCCGCAAGCCAGATCCCGGCCGAGTTTATGCGCCAACCCGATCCCCCGCCGGCCCAGCCCGACAAGAAGCTGATCGCCGAAGCCATCAAAGCCGGCCGCGACGTGCCCCGTGCCCACCTGGCGCGCGGTCAGCGCCTCGATATTCGATAA
- a CDS encoding helix-turn-helix transcriptional regulator, translating into MRLLTITDVESKVSFGKSKIYAMIKNDGFPAPIKIGYSARWLESSIDVWIGQVAKLGA; encoded by the coding sequence ATGCGCTTGCTCACCATCACTGACGTTGAAAGCAAAGTCAGCTTCGGCAAATCCAAAATTTACGCCATGATCAAAAACGATGGCTTTCCGGCTCCGATAAAGATCGGTTACTCTGCCCGTTGGCTCGAATCGTCGATAGATGTCTGGATAGGCCAAGTAGCTAAATTGGGTGCCTGA
- a CDS encoding aminodeoxychorismate/anthranilate synthase component II produces MLLIIDNYDSFTYNLVQYFGELGQTVEVHRNDEITLDEIAAKQPQYLVVSPGPCSPSEAGISVEAITRFAGQIPILGVCLGHQSIGQAFGGKIIHAKQLMHGKTSPVSHSNIGTFRDLPSPFTATRYHSLVIERESCPDCLEITAWTDDGEIMGVRHKSLPIEGVQFHPEAILTEHGHQMLKNFLTTYA; encoded by the coding sequence ATGCTGCTGATAATTGACAACTATGACTCCTTCACCTACAACCTGGTCCAGTACTTCGGTGAACTGGGCCAAACGGTGGAAGTCCATCGCAACGACGAGATCACCCTGGATGAAATTGCCGCCAAGCAGCCACAGTACCTGGTGGTTTCGCCCGGCCCCTGCTCGCCCAGCGAAGCGGGCATCTCGGTTGAGGCCATCACGCGTTTCGCCGGACAGATTCCCATCCTCGGCGTCTGCCTGGGCCACCAATCGATCGGCCAGGCGTTTGGCGGCAAGATCATCCATGCCAAGCAGCTGATGCACGGCAAGACCTCGCCGGTCAGCCACAGCAATATCGGCACCTTCCGCGACCTGCCCTCGCCGTTTACCGCGACCCGCTACCATTCCCTGGTAATAGAGCGGGAGAGCTGCCCGGATTGCCTGGAGATCACCGCCTGGACCGACGACGGCGAGATCATGGGCGTGCGGCATAAGTCGCTGCCCATCGAAGGGGTGCAGTTCCATCCTGAGGCCATCCTGACCGAGCATGGTCACCAGATGCTGAAGAACTTCCTTACCACCTACGCCTGA
- a CDS encoding replication protein, with amino-acid sequence MSSVVRLVDYRASKAAEPVQETRMQHGFVAIPTTVEDALLRSSLSKQQERVFRAILRKTVGYNKASDFIATTQLADMVAMDEGDVRRALMTLESMGLIVRGQRRAIGTEIAPNLDISGWNLVRGESPRSIQKSPRSCEIPTSIRGEFPPTIDNSKRKEEPPVVPPAKKAPRQKRTEQTMRAWLETTKAAGETPIPEGDSVFQYAEQAGIPRDFLRLCWCEFRDRHSDGVKTYKDWRAAFRLCVRADWYRLWAENQQGEKYLTTAGKQAAAVHGVGE; translated from the coding sequence ATGAGCAGCGTCGTTCGTCTGGTCGATTACCGCGCTTCCAAAGCCGCTGAACCGGTGCAGGAGACCCGCATGCAGCATGGCTTTGTCGCCATCCCCACTACGGTCGAGGATGCCCTGTTGCGCTCGTCCTTGAGCAAGCAGCAGGAGCGAGTCTTCCGCGCCATTCTGCGCAAGACCGTGGGCTACAACAAGGCCTCGGACTTCATCGCTACCACCCAGTTGGCAGACATGGTCGCGATGGACGAGGGTGACGTTCGTCGCGCCCTCATGACCCTGGAATCCATGGGTTTGATCGTGCGTGGACAACGTCGTGCCATTGGGACCGAAATCGCACCAAACCTTGATATATCGGGCTGGAATCTCGTTCGTGGGGAATCGCCACGTTCTATCCAGAAATCCCCACGTTCGTGTGAAATTCCCACGTCTATTCGTGGTGAATTCCCCCCCACAATAGACAACTCCAAAAGAAAAGAAGAACCCCCTGTAGTCCCCCCAGCGAAAAAGGCGCCACGGCAAAAGCGGACCGAGCAGACGATGCGTGCCTGGTTGGAGACGACCAAGGCTGCTGGCGAGACGCCGATTCCTGAAGGCGACTCGGTGTTCCAGTACGCCGAGCAGGCTGGCATCCCGAGAGACTTCCTGCGTCTCTGCTGGTGCGAATTCCGTGACCGTCACTCGGACGGCGTGAAGACCTACAAGGACTGGCGTGCTGCCTTCCGGCTGTGCGTTCGTGCTGACTGGTACCGGCTGTGGGCGGAGAACCAGCAGGGTGAGAAGTACCTGACCACTGCCGGCAAGCAAGCGGCTGCCGTGCATGGGGTGGGCGAATGA
- a CDS encoding AAA family ATPase, which yields MSIATIVLGESGTGKTYSLRNLDPAQTLLIQAVRKPLPFRATGWARMDREKKQPGNIFVSDFSARIINLMQKTSRKIIVLDDFQYVLANEFMRRSNERGFDKYTEIGRHAWDILTVANNLPDDVRVYILAHTQNDDYGRVKMKTIGKLLDDKITLEGLFTIVLRTVVTDRRFQFSTINNGSDTVKAPPDMFPDQLIDNDLAAVDACLCDYYGISTTQAPAV from the coding sequence ATGAGTATTGCCACCATCGTCCTGGGCGAATCCGGGACGGGGAAGACCTATAGCCTGCGCAATCTTGATCCCGCACAAACGCTGTTGATCCAGGCCGTGCGCAAGCCCTTGCCATTCCGAGCGACGGGCTGGGCGCGCATGGACAGAGAGAAGAAACAACCCGGCAATATCTTCGTCAGCGACTTCAGCGCTCGCATCATCAACCTGATGCAGAAGACCAGCCGCAAAATCATCGTGCTGGATGACTTCCAATACGTGCTGGCGAACGAGTTCATGCGGCGATCCAACGAGAGGGGGTTCGACAAGTACACCGAGATCGGCCGGCACGCCTGGGACATCCTCACCGTCGCCAACAACCTGCCCGACGACGTCCGGGTCTACATCCTGGCCCATACCCAAAACGACGACTACGGCCGCGTGAAGATGAAGACCATCGGCAAGCTGCTGGACGACAAAATCACCCTGGAAGGCTTGTTCACCATCGTGCTGCGCACCGTGGTGACGGATCGCCGCTTCCAATTCAGCACGATCAACAACGGCAGCGACACGGTCAAGGCGCCGCCCGACATGTTCCCCGACCAACTGATCGACAACGACCTGGCTGCTGTGGATGCCTGCCTATGCGACTACTACGGCATTTCGACTACGCAAGCACCCGCTGTCTAA
- a CDS encoding RusA family crossover junction endodeoxyribonuclease, translating to MDLKTLSFTVPGEPQGKGRGRIVRWGKKAGIKTPDKTVAYEGLVAHSAAKAMAGAVPFVGPVAVSMHITVSVPHSWPKHRREHALAGRVLPTKKPDIDNIEKAIFDGLNGVAWRDDVQVVVVSKYKCYGEAPGVAVEIRAIEEAAA from the coding sequence ATGGATCTAAAGACACTCAGTTTTACCGTTCCCGGCGAGCCGCAAGGCAAGGGACGCGGCCGCATCGTGCGCTGGGGCAAAAAGGCCGGCATCAAGACCCCGGACAAGACTGTCGCCTATGAAGGCCTGGTCGCCCACAGTGCCGCCAAGGCGATGGCCGGTGCCGTGCCCTTCGTTGGCCCGGTCGCCGTATCGATGCATATCACTGTCTCGGTGCCGCATTCCTGGCCCAAGCATCGCCGCGAGCATGCCCTTGCAGGCCGTGTCCTGCCGACCAAGAAGCCCGATATCGACAACATAGAGAAGGCGATCTTCGACGGATTGAATGGCGTGGCCTGGCGTGACGACGTGCAGGTGGTCGTGGTCAGCAAATACAAGTGCTACGGCGAGGCGCCAGGCGTAGCCGTAGAGATTCGCGCCATTGAGGAGGCCGCCGCATGA
- a CDS encoding recombination protein NinB, translated as MSERMEYRVPAEPALRPIMLRVWQQVKGLVEAGVVARLRVEAGDARSSEQNEKMWAMLADIARQVEWYGQWLTAEEWKHVFSSALEKQRVVPALEGGGFVVLGVSTRRQSKRWFSDMFELMYAFGAERNVRWSAPAWMEDAGR; from the coding sequence TTGAGCGAACGCATGGAATATCGCGTGCCGGCCGAACCTGCGCTGCGCCCGATCATGCTGCGGGTGTGGCAGCAGGTGAAGGGGCTGGTCGAAGCCGGCGTAGTTGCACGCTTGCGGGTGGAAGCCGGCGACGCCCGTAGCAGCGAGCAGAACGAAAAGATGTGGGCCATGTTGGCCGATATCGCTCGGCAGGTGGAGTGGTACGGCCAGTGGCTGACTGCCGAGGAGTGGAAGCACGTCTTTTCGTCAGCCCTGGAGAAGCAGCGAGTGGTACCTGCCCTGGAAGGCGGCGGCTTTGTCGTCCTGGGCGTATCCACGCGTCGCCAATCGAAGCGCTGGTTCAGCGATATGTTCGAGCTGATGTACGCCTTTGGTGCCGAGCGGAATGTGCGCTGGTCTGCGCCGGCCTGGATGGAGGATGCCGGCCGATGA